In Aspergillus nidulans FGSC A4 chromosome IV, a single window of DNA contains:
- a CDS encoding AN1-type zinc finger protein (transcript_id=CADANIAT00000437): MSPISVGRGSGASESFTQLADADLESIGRHCEYSYCNQLDFLPFRCMSCRGTFCLDHRTETAHRCPNEGEWARRRDGSASATSTPTQKPTIYNSDQCAHVSCKTLINTLKDPGVKCPECKREYCLRHRLKEEHDCAKIAPRSGTGGAATPNETVRSMFAKVRLWGKDKSQAAAAAAAAARPKPKANSPAARMVAVNAMKKAAKGDASVPADKRIYLHVVGTSETQGTDPPNGDFWFDSRWKVGRILDDAARRLGVENLNNRVGEEARLRIFHVESGDFLEFSDTLGGGKVKTGDTIVMLRGAGVILGK; this comes from the coding sequence ATGTCGCCTATATCCGTCGGCCGAGGCAGCGGCGCTTCCGAGTCTTTCACTCAACTAGCTGATGCAGATCTCGAATCCATAGGCCGCCACTGCGAATACTCGTACTGCAACCAGCTCGACTTCCTTCCCTTTAGATGTATGTCCTGTCGAGGGACGTTCTGTCTGGATCACAGGACTGAGACTGCACATCGCTGCCCAAACGAAGGCGAATGGGCGCGCCGTCGAGACGGTTCCGCATCCGCAACCAGCACGCCGACGCAGAAACCTACTATTTACAACTCTGATCAGTGCGCGCATGTCTCGTGCAAGACTTTAATAAATACGCTCAAGGATCCCGGTGTTAAATGTCCGGAATGCAAGCGCGAATACTGCTTAAGACACAGGTTGAAAGAAGAGCATGACTGCGCCAAGATTGCCCCGCGATCAGGCACCGGCGGTGCCGCCACTCCAAACGAAACGGTCCGCTCAATGTTTGCAAAGGTCCGATTGTGGGGGAAGGATAAGAgtcaggcagcagcagctgccgccgctgcggcGAGACCAAAACCAAAGGCGAATAGTCCTGCTGCACGAATGGTCGCGGTAAATGCTATGAAGAAAGCGGCCAAGGGCGACGCGAGCGTCCCTGCTGATAAGCGGATATATCTGCATGTTGTTGGGACCTCAGAAACGCAAGGGACAGATCCGCCGAATGGCGATTTTTGGTTTGATTCTCGGTGGAAAGTGGGTAGAATCTTGGACGATGCCGCGAGACGATTAGGCGTTGAAAATCTGAATAACCGAGTTGGAGAGGAGGCGCGGTTACGGATCTTTCATGTGGAGAGCGGGGATTTCCTAGAGTTCTCCGATACTCTTGGAGGTGGGAAAGTCAAGACGGGCGATACGATCGTGATGCTGAGGGGAGCCGGGGTGATTCTTGGGAAGTGA
- the lap1 gene encoding putative aminopeptidase lap1 (transcript_id=CADANIAT00000438), with product MKLSTALVLGATATGAWSYAIPQLEQEVLELPETHYEQQEKYLIELSPYQTRWVTEEEKWALKLDGVNFIDITEDRNYGLFPTLDAGSYVNYPQKMGYVDTVKGLIAGLSMDNMRKDLENFTSFHTRYYKSSSGVESAQWLYDQVSKVVRDSGADKFGATVQKFDHSWGQFSIIARIPGLSKKTVVLGAHQDSINLFLPSFLGAPGADDDGSGTVTILEALRGLLKSDIVAHGQSPNTIEFHWYSAEEGGMLGSQAIFSKYKKNQADVKAMLQQDMTGYVQGTKHAGQKESIGVMTDFVDPALTSFLKNTIVTYCAIPFVETKCGYACSDHTSASKYGYPSAMATESTMENSNKHIHTTDDKISYLSFDHMLEHAKLTLGFAYELAFAAL from the exons ATGAAGCTCTCGACGGCGCTCGTTCTCGGCGCGACCGCCACTGGTGCCTGGTCGTACGCGATTCCACAGCTAGAGCAAGAGGTGCTGGAGCTCCCAGAAACTCACTACGAGCAGCAAGAGAAGTATCTCATTGAGTTGTCACCATACCAGACGAGATGGGTaacggaggaggagaaatGGGCTCTGAAACTC GACGGGGTGAATTTCATCGATATTACGGAGGATCGTAACTACGGACTATTTCCAACATTAGACGCTGGCAGCTACGTCAATTATCCGCAAAAGATGGGATATGTTGACACCGTTAAGGGGCTCATCGCGGGGTTATCGATGGACAATATGCGTAAGGACCTGGAGAACTTTACGTCCTTCCACACGAGATACTACAAATCGTCGTCCGGCGTGGAATCTGCTCAGTGGCTATATGATCAGGTGTCCAAGGTGGTCCGCGACTCGGGAGCCGACAAATTCGGCGCGACGGTTCAGAAATTCGATCATTCTTGGGGTCAGTTCAGTATCATCGCACGTATCCCTGGTCTGTCGAAAAAGACTGTTGTCCTGGGTGCTCACCAAGACAGCATCAACCTATTCCTTCCGTCTTTTCTAGGCGCTCCAGGCGCCGACGACGATGGTAGTGGGACCGTCACCATTCTGGAGGCTCTGCGTGGCTTGCTGAAATCTGATATCGTTGCACACGGCCAATCGCCAAACACAATCGAGTTCCATTGGTACTCTGCGGAAGAGGGTGGAATGCTCGGCTCGCAGGCCATTTTCTCCAagtacaagaagaaccaggCGGATGTCAAAGCCATGCTCCAGCAGGATATGACTGGTTATGTTCAAGGAACCAAACATGCTGGTCAGAAAGAGTCTATTGGAGTCATGACTGACTTTGTTGACCCCGCACTCACATCTTTCCTTAAGAATACCATCGTCACC TATTGCGCCATCCCCTTTGTTGAGACCAAGTGTGGATACGCCTGCTCTGACCACACCTCAGCAAGCAAGTACGGATACCCGTCTGCCATGGCGACGGAATCCACGATGGAAAACAGTAACAAGCATATCCACACCACTGACGACAAGATCAGCTATTTGAGCTTCGATCACATGCTGGAACATGCTAAGCTCACGCTCGGATTTGCATATgagcttgcttttgctgcgCTTTga